From a single Daphnia pulex isolate KAP4 chromosome 2, ASM2113471v1 genomic region:
- the LOC124189012 gene encoding constitutive coactivator of PPAR-gamma-like protein 1, with product MPSGTMGLQSLQQLIESQFAGACVSVDLLRIASSVASPYQGRVALSLVVDAECCLDRLYGGYVSDWICGGQWNRMLQFLASLVQTLHAHNLHLAVFFNGSLEPPRMHEWVRNQLAARSNIYQVLRHLHTKGTPPPKVWWVPPSTLRTALRLALRHLKIAVLSSVDDHHQEVIGFCRDNHFHGILAEDAEYAIFDPPRYFSSKQLKLTYKGSLETKEFILDEVAKGLNLNPNRFCVLAALLGNFLLTDADLREFHKRICEENQTPLNQPEGVIRAVASFVRELPSIDNLESVGAKVFNSTTDGRVNRFKQAVNYFLNGTREQYGRHKNATLLRQHNHHNEGKNHKHGNAAHETKARKLASEAADEEQNEIPDAVPSSSDQPQEEVVENGGYVNGGSQPHGSSSGSSSGATSPHRDREAWGGPKSGEGQYQPSLPPVAAEVLRTAYERHRRGLMSPYMYQLLTQGEIRLPVVLEDQCHREVPNIQLFYRPVRQMVYAILFNLHHHTFLAEKQREQQTDKSETNGVTNGSSTPSNSASTGSYVPPQSLNGSGTATQSNPLIPEIKIREWVWTAANPYRHPEIVVAAAVGWPVPTVHRLWFGTSMDDKKRRLRAFLSCLHADTALMLNPDYVPQHLLILACVLRYIMAASQGTILQKQELDALIVQAFAMEITNPNYLQDLQLTKVSARGVQLATLVMEGVETALLVNDACGSPVPWPVCCPWLFFDGKLFHTKLSRTQTVRDLHELCEHRGDLIMKVEKLRKAILDGLVLTPLPPRPPALAPMHDPAWAPRDFLAGPFNVNLPGGLKRGGQGQRRGVARGGQLEVAGVVVSSWVPNYGGPRGRGHMGSASGRGSGMMPAQNMAPPQRNGHVHYSTRGGRAARGGRRGGHQATQRKQNNATSTNTATANASQSNGKASVNSNESCDSNRGVKLLTHETTQPEVNGEEVAK from the exons ATGCCCAGTGGAACCATGGGGCTGCAGTCGTTGCAACAACTGATTGAGTCTCAGTTTGCTGGGGCGTGTGTGTCTGTGGACTTGCTGAGAATTGCTTCCTCCGTTGCTAGCCCATACCAAGGGAGGGTGGCTCTCAGTCTTGTTGTCGATGCAGAATGCTGCCTTGACAGACTCTATGGTGGCTACGTTTCtg ATTGGATCTGTGGTGGTCAGTGGAATCGAATGCTGCAATTTTTGGCATCTCTTGTTCAGACGTTGCATGCACACAATCTACATTTGGCTGTCTTTTTCAATGGCTCTCTGGAACCACCCCGCATGCATGAATGGGTCAGGAACCAGCTTGCCGCTCGAAGCAATATCTATCAGGTGTTACGCCATTTACATACCAAAGGAACTCCGCCACCGAAAGTCTGGTGGGTGCCTCCGTCCACTCTCAGGACGGCTTTGCGTCTTGCTCTACGTCATTTAAAGATCGCTGTG TTGAGCAGTGTTGATGATCATCATCAAGAAGTGATAGGATTCTGTCGTGATAATCATTTTCACGGCATTTTGGCGGAAGATGCTGAATATGCCATCTTCGATCCGCCCAGGTATTTCTCTTCCAAGCAGTTGAAACTCACTTACAAA GGTTCATTGGAAactaaagaatttattttggaCGAAGTGGCCAAAGGTTTGAACCTGAATCCTAACAGGTTTTGTGTATTGGCAGCGTTATTGGGTAATTTTCTGCTCACTGATGCTGATCTCAGAGAATTTCACAAAAGAATATGTGAGGAAAATCAAACGCCACTA AATCAACCAGAAGGAGTGATACGCGCTGTGGCATCGTTTGTGCGCGAACTGCCTTCCATTGATAATTTGGAGAGTGTAGGAGCTAAAGTGTTCAATTCGACCACCGATGGTCGAGTCAATCGTTTCAAACAAGCTGttaattatttcttgaatGGAACACGTGAGCAGTATGGACGGCATAAAAATGCTACGCTAC tGAGACAACACAATCATCATAACGAGGGTAAAAATCATAAACATGGTAATGCAGCCCATGAAACTAAAGCTAGAAAGTTGGCGTCAGAAGCTGCCGATGAGGAG CAAAACGAAATTCCTGATGCAGTTCCTTCCTCTAGCGATCAACCTCAAGAAGAGGTCGTCGAAAATG GGGGGTATGTTAACGGAGGTTCGCAACCTCATGGCAGTAGTAGCGGGAGCAGTTCGGGTGCAACATCTCCGCACCGCGATCGCGAAGCGTGGGGAGGTCCTAAATCAGGAGAAGGTCAATACCAGCCTAGTCTTCCCCCGGTAGCTGCCGAAGTGCTGAGGACGGCCTACGAAAGACATCGCCGTGGTCTCATGTCGCCTTACATGTATCAACTCTTGACTcag GGAGAAATCCGATTACCAGTAGTGCTGGAAGATCAGTGCCATCGCGAGGTTCCCAACATCCAATTGTTCTACAGACCTGTTCGCCAGATGGTTTACGCAATTTTGTTCAATCTTCACCACCACACGTTTTTGGCTGAAAAACAACGAGAACAACAAACCGATAAATCTGAAACAA aTGGTGTTACCAACGGATCATCAACGCCTAGCAATTCAGCCTCGACTGGCAGCTATGTGCCTCCTCAGTCATTGAATGGTTCTGGAACCGCCACTCAGTCAAACCCACTTATACCTGAAATCAAAATTCGGGAATGGGTTTGGACGGCAGCGAACCCGTATCGTCACCCGGAAATTGTCGTTGCAGCTGCGGTTGGTTGGCCCGTTCCTACCGTTCATCGTCTATGGTTTGGGACATCCATGG ATGACAAGAAGAGAAGGTTGAGGGCTTTCCTTTCTTGTTTGCACGCGGATACGGCATTAATGTTGAATCCGGACTATGTTCCTCAACATCTGTTAATTTTGGCGTGCGTACTGAGGTATATAATGGCTGCTTCGCAAGGGACGATTCTTCAGAAGCAAGAATTGGACGCTTTGATCGTACAAGCCTTTGCAATGGAAATAACAAATCCAAATTATCTGCAAGATCTCCAA ctgaCAAAGGTGAGTGCACGTGGCGTCCAGCTCGCAACCTTGGTAATGGAAGGCGTGGAAACTGCTTTGTTGGTGAACGACGCGTGTGGGTCGCCCGTCCCCTGGCCTGTCTGCTGTCCTTGGCTCTTCTTTGATGGAAAACTGTTTCATACTAAACTCAGTCGAACACAGACAGTCAGAGACCTTCACGAGCTATGCGAGCATCGTGGAGATCTCATTATGAAAGTAGAGAAACTACGCAAGGCCATATTGGATGGACTAGTGCTCACTCCGCTTCCTCCCCGTCCACCAGCACTAGCTCCTATGCACGACCCAGCTT GGGCACCTCGAGATTTCTTGGCGGGACCTTTTAACGTTAATTTACCTGGTGGATTAAAACGAGGTGGTCAGGGTCAGCGTCGTGGTGTGGCCCGTGGAGGCCAGCTGGAAGTGGCTGGCGTCGTGGTTAGTTCATGGGTACCAAACTACGGTGGTCCCCGTGGACGTGGGCACATGGGATCTGCTTCAGGGCGTGGCAGTGGAATGATGCCTGCTCAAAATATGGCTCCACCTCAGAGAAATGGACATGTCCATTACTCCACTCGGGGTGGTAGAGCGGCTCGTGGTGGTCGGAGAGGTGGACACCAGGCAACTCAGCGAAAGCAGAACAATGCCACTTCAACAAACACAGCGACTGCTAATGCCTCACAGAGCAATGGGAAAGCTAGTGTGAACAGCAATGAAAGCTGCGACAGCAATCG AGGAGTCAAACTACTCACGCATGAGACAACCCAGCCTGAGGTTAATGGTGAAGAAGTTGCAAAGTGA